A single genomic interval of Clostridium facile harbors:
- a CDS encoding family 78 glycoside hydrolase catalytic domain codes for MKRKNRILALVLALCFMLSVFTPINIFAADTNETTITNLRTEDAVNPVGIDVTNPTFSWQMESSVIGQHQTAYQVVVAKDKDLSQKVWDSKKQESSVSIGIQYAGDALQASTTYFWQVTVWDKDQQAIQSDIATFEMGLLGEDAWNDSQWIQMGTSTETPVDPEPIHLDYTLEADIQIVNTGVALVFEAEDKDNYLMWQVRTAKEDATKLQLRPHFKKNGNFNALEDVDITEYMKEDVKAVQHLKIEVTNDQIDTYINGNLVNTCPKSSLAGVGLNGEIGNIGFRTSSAEQEDGWLDNIVLTDYSTNADGIVVKNYNFDDGKNPFGGGTIVDGRLSTHFVGSDDTYVEPFDPETGEKEPVHYVVEADVTCSNTAVSLLFNAMDSNNFYMVQLNIKDQPGKVMFKPHTWKNGSYATYASHTKDVTSAIGSIEEFKTKPAHIKLDVTQDEINTYINNQLVDTFTIGEISDQSTTGIPVQIGMLGFRADGNESGTVDNFTLVDYTDSQEGEVVYNYHFDDGQNPFLQGSINENGEFVASGGFGILLPPQGIPTFRKEITPEQNLASAKLYVTGLGVFDVFINGERVGTRQEDGSMVYDELKPGYTQPLKRVFSYTYDVTQMINEGEANTVVANVSSGWWNGAVAGNQGKNNAFRAQILLTYTDGSQKVIGTDRTWKTSLQGPIVFGDIFNGETYDANADTSFRYNGYDDSTWNYADINQEFSGEIVSQIGPSVRVREDLTVNTKTVTVYDGAIDANESQHGKINVTGTYQDGESFTLQPNEKAVIDLGQNFAGWEKIQVEGPKGAMLTMRHGEMLNDNDGLKSRGNDGPEGSIYTANLRSAQATGRYILSGNGIETYQASATFYGFRYLEISTTQPVTIHNVKGIVVTSVAENTGTLSTGNADVNQLISNIFWGQYSNYLSVPTDCPQRDERQGWSADTQVFSTAASYNADSKGFLQKWMQDMKDSQASNGAYPDTAPATRFGGTGQLGWADAGIIVPYNLYKMYGDKSVIEENYESMQKYIDVFLASTDKKGAGHSYGDWLAYESNDDDMKSLLGIAYYAWDAQMMAEMAEVLGKTDDVTKYQEIYEIEKEYFQQQYVNEDGSLKRGEQTACLFALFLDLLPNEESEAIVEQTLLDNISRNGNKLQTGFLGTSIIMQTLSKIGADDVAYQLLLQHGNPSWLYSVDQGATTIWERWNSYTKETGFGDVGMNSFNHYSYGAVAEWMYGYMAGIMYDFDQPGFKHIVLQPTPDQLIGHVDCSYTSEYGTIVSNWDYEDGQFIYDAVIPANTTATIYVPVEDGKSITVNGKAPEEVTTETDGLVYVKTEDGKAVFEAVSGSYQFKAGVTEYCYIDVEQTDETVPYQISVNGGELQSVPTTIKTVANEPITIQAVVKNDVDYSFQQWSGDATSTDQTITITPTDNMTLSAQFKWSGYDDLALGAKVTANSVYTAAGWSADYLTDGILNHLGGNNGFTSDSYGTNSPDISNNPFELVVDLGEVKEFDRIQLYPRTDDFSPEGKTFNFPVKYEINISENGIDYTTIYEQDEDNAPVWKPLVISCETLQQARYIQVRAFTLGTRDVPGSDGYRFQLAELGVYNTTESPEPPVETDKDILNKVIVYAEEQKASDDFNNVIADVQESFNAALDAAKEIAADPAASQDAVDAAWKALMTEIHKLGFVKGDITSLEDLVALAETYDINDYVEAGQAEFQEALKAAQDLLADKDNAMAEEIEVAESNLLNAILNLRYKANKSILEKVIAEANEVDSNAYTVESYAVLEAAVAEANAVMANENATQEEVDAAVTSVQEAMKGLVAVEKPSTETPDDNKADSTQTGQESTTTKANAAKTGDFAPIAGIMVLALAGTAAILSRRKK; via the coding sequence TTGAAGAGAAAAAATCGTATACTTGCGTTGGTTTTAGCGTTGTGTTTCATGTTGTCTGTTTTTACACCAATCAATATTTTTGCGGCAGACACAAACGAAACCACTATTACAAACTTAAGGACAGAAGATGCGGTAAACCCTGTAGGGATTGATGTAACGAACCCTACTTTCAGTTGGCAGATGGAATCTTCTGTAATTGGACAACATCAAACAGCATATCAGGTTGTTGTAGCAAAAGACAAAGATTTGTCCCAAAAAGTTTGGGACTCTAAAAAGCAGGAAAGTAGTGTATCGATAGGAATCCAGTATGCTGGGGATGCTTTACAAGCATCTACTACCTATTTTTGGCAAGTAACTGTATGGGATAAAGACCAACAGGCAATTCAATCTGATATTGCTACTTTTGAAATGGGCTTATTGGGAGAGGATGCTTGGAACGATTCCCAATGGATTCAGATGGGAACTTCTACTGAAACTCCTGTAGACCCAGAACCTATTCATCTAGACTATACCCTGGAAGCAGATATTCAGATTGTTAACACAGGAGTTGCCTTAGTATTTGAAGCGGAAGATAAGGACAACTACTTAATGTGGCAGGTAAGAACAGCAAAAGAAGATGCAACAAAATTGCAGCTTCGTCCACATTTTAAAAAGAATGGTAATTTTAATGCATTAGAAGATGTGGATATTACAGAATATATGAAAGAAGATGTAAAGGCTGTTCAACATTTAAAAATAGAAGTTACCAATGATCAGATTGACACCTATATCAATGGAAATTTAGTAAATACTTGTCCAAAATCCAGTTTAGCTGGTGTTGGATTGAATGGTGAAATCGGAAATATTGGATTCCGTACCAGTTCTGCTGAACAAGAAGATGGCTGGTTGGACAACATTGTTTTAACAGATTATTCTACAAACGCTGATGGAATTGTCGTTAAAAATTATAATTTTGATGATGGAAAAAATCCATTTGGCGGTGGAACTATTGTTGACGGTAGATTAAGTACCCATTTTGTAGGTTCTGATGATACTTATGTGGAACCATTTGATCCTGAGACTGGAGAAAAAGAGCCTGTACACTATGTAGTGGAAGCGGATGTTACTTGTTCAAATACTGCGGTTAGCCTGTTGTTTAATGCAATGGATAGCAATAATTTCTATATGGTACAACTAAACATCAAAGACCAACCGGGTAAAGTAATGTTTAAACCGCATACCTGGAAAAATGGAAGCTACGCAACCTATGCTTCCCATACGAAAGATGTAACTTCAGCAATTGGAAGTATTGAAGAGTTTAAAACAAAACCTGCACACATCAAATTAGATGTTACACAGGATGAAATTAACACTTATATTAATAACCAATTAGTAGATACTTTTACAATTGGCGAGATAAGTGACCAAAGCACTACAGGTATCCCAGTCCAAATTGGTATGTTAGGGTTCCGTGCTGATGGAAACGAATCTGGTACAGTAGATAACTTCACCTTAGTGGATTACACAGATTCTCAGGAAGGAGAAGTTGTTTATAACTATCATTTTGACGATGGACAAAATCCATTTTTACAGGGTTCTATCAATGAAAATGGAGAATTTGTAGCAAGTGGTGGATTTGGTATCTTACTTCCTCCACAAGGAATCCCTACTTTCCGTAAGGAAATTACACCAGAACAGAATTTGGCTTCTGCTAAATTATATGTAACAGGACTTGGTGTATTTGATGTATTCATTAATGGGGAACGAGTTGGTACCCGTCAAGAAGACGGCTCCATGGTATATGATGAATTAAAACCAGGGTATACCCAGCCATTAAAACGTGTATTTAGCTATACCTATGATGTTACTCAAATGATAAACGAAGGAGAAGCCAATACCGTTGTGGCAAATGTCAGCTCTGGTTGGTGGAATGGTGCTGTTGCAGGAAATCAAGGAAAAAACAATGCGTTCCGTGCCCAGATATTACTGACCTATACGGATGGCAGCCAAAAAGTAATTGGCACTGATAGGACATGGAAAACCTCTTTACAAGGTCCTATCGTTTTTGGAGATATTTTTAACGGTGAAACTTATGATGCGAATGCGGATACATCTTTCCGCTATAATGGGTATGATGACTCTACTTGGAACTATGCGGATATCAACCAGGAATTCAGTGGTGAGATTGTTTCGCAAATCGGACCTTCTGTTCGTGTACGGGAGGACCTGACAGTAAACACAAAAACAGTTACCGTATATGATGGTGCGATTGATGCAAATGAAAGCCAACATGGTAAAATTAATGTAACTGGAACTTATCAGGATGGGGAATCCTTTACGTTGCAGCCAAATGAAAAAGCAGTAATTGACCTGGGTCAAAACTTTGCTGGATGGGAAAAAATCCAAGTAGAAGGACCAAAAGGTGCTATGTTAACCATGAGACATGGTGAAATGCTGAACGATAATGATGGTTTAAAATCCCGCGGAAATGACGGCCCAGAAGGTAGCATTTATACTGCAAACCTGCGCTCTGCTCAAGCTACTGGACGTTATATTTTAAGTGGAAATGGAATCGAAACTTATCAGGCAAGCGCTACTTTCTATGGATTCCGTTACCTGGAAATCAGCACAACACAACCAGTGACAATCCATAATGTAAAAGGAATTGTGGTAACATCCGTTGCCGAAAATACAGGTACTTTATCTACTGGAAACGCGGATGTAAACCAGTTGATCAGCAACATTTTCTGGGGACAATACAGCAACTATTTGTCCGTTCCAACAGACTGCCCACAACGTGACGAACGTCAAGGATGGTCTGCTGATACACAGGTGTTCTCTACCGCTGCTTCCTATAATGCAGATTCCAAAGGATTCTTACAAAAATGGATGCAAGATATGAAAGATTCTCAGGCAAGCAATGGCGCTTATCCAGATACAGCACCAGCTACTCGTTTTGGCGGTACAGGACAGCTTGGTTGGGCGGATGCAGGAATTATTGTTCCATATAATTTGTACAAGATGTATGGAGATAAATCTGTAATTGAAGAAAACTATGAATCCATGCAGAAATACATTGATGTATTCTTAGCTTCTACAGATAAAAAAGGCGCAGGCCATTCCTATGGTGACTGGCTGGCATACGAAAGCAATGACGATGATATGAAATCATTGCTGGGTATTGCTTATTATGCTTGGGATGCCCAGATGATGGCTGAAATGGCTGAAGTATTAGGTAAAACAGATGACGTTACCAAATATCAAGAAATTTATGAAATCGAAAAAGAATACTTCCAGCAGCAGTATGTCAATGAAGATGGTAGCTTAAAACGTGGAGAACAAACCGCATGTCTGTTTGCGTTATTCCTTGACTTATTACCAAATGAAGAATCTGAAGCAATCGTAGAACAAACCTTATTGGATAATATTTCTAGAAATGGAAATAAATTGCAAACAGGATTTTTAGGTACTTCCATTATTATGCAAACCTTAAGCAAAATTGGAGCAGATGATGTTGCGTACCAATTGTTGCTACAACACGGTAACCCATCTTGGCTGTACTCTGTGGATCAGGGTGCAACTACTATTTGGGAAAGATGGAATTCTTATACCAAAGAAACCGGTTTTGGCGATGTTGGAATGAACTCCTTTAACCATTATTCTTATGGTGCGGTAGCAGAATGGATGTATGGTTACATGGCTGGTATTATGTATGATTTTGATCAGCCTGGATTTAAACATATTGTATTACAACCAACACCAGATCAGTTAATTGGACATGTGGATTGTTCCTATACCTCTGAATATGGTACTATTGTAAGCAACTGGGATTATGAAGATGGACAGTTTATTTATGATGCAGTTATCCCAGCAAATACAACCGCTACTATTTATGTTCCAGTAGAAGATGGAAAATCCATTACAGTGAATGGAAAAGCACCAGAAGAAGTTACGACTGAAACAGATGGCTTAGTTTATGTTAAAACCGAAGATGGTAAAGCAGTATTTGAAGCAGTATCTGGTTCTTATCAATTTAAAGCTGGAGTAACCGAGTATTGTTATATTGATGTAGAACAAACAGACGAAACGGTCCCATACCAAATTAGTGTGAATGGTGGCGAATTACAGAGTGTTCCAACTACCATTAAAACAGTAGCGAATGAGCCTATTACAATACAAGCAGTTGTTAAAAATGATGTGGATTACAGCTTCCAACAATGGAGCGGTGATGCAACATCCACAGACCAGACGATTACTATTACACCAACTGATAATATGACATTATCTGCTCAATTTAAATGGAGTGGATATGATGACTTAGCACTTGGTGCAAAAGTAACTGCAAATAGTGTTTATACTGCAGCTGGATGGAGTGCTGATTATTTAACAGATGGTATCTTAAACCATTTGGGAGGAAATAATGGATTTACCAGTGATAGTTATGGGACAAATTCTCCAGATATCAGTAACAATCCATTTGAGTTGGTTGTTGATTTGGGAGAAGTAAAAGAATTTGACCGAATCCAATTGTATCCACGTACAGATGATTTCTCTCCAGAAGGAAAGACATTTAACTTCCCTGTAAAATATGAAATCAATATAAGTGAAAATGGTATAGACTACACTACTATCTATGAACAGGATGAAGATAATGCTCCTGTATGGAAACCTCTTGTAATTTCCTGCGAAACATTACAACAGGCTCGTTATATTCAAGTAAGAGCCTTTACATTGGGTACCCGTGATGTTCCAGGCAGTGATGGATATCGTTTCCAATTGGCAGAATTAGGTGTATACAATACTACTGAATCTCCAGAACCACCTGTAGAAACAGACAAAGATATCCTGAACAAAGTAATCGTATACGCAGAAGAACAAAAAGCATCTGATGACTTTAACAATGTTATCGCAGATGTACAGGAATCCTTCAACGCAGCATTGGATGCAGCAAAAGAAATTGCGGCAGATCCAGCAGCAAGTCAGGATGCAGTAGATGCAGCATGGAAAGCATTAATGACAGAAATTCATAAACTAGGCTTTGTGAAAGGCGATATTACTTCCTTAGAAGATTTGGTAGCATTGGCAGAAACCTACGACATAAATGACTATGTAGAAGCAGGCCAGGCAGAATTTCAGGAAGCATTGAAGGCAGCACAAGATTTATTGGCTGATAAAGACAATGCAATGGCAGAAGAAATCGAAGTGGCAGAAAGTAATCTGTTGAACGCGATATTGAACCTGAGATACAAAGCGAATAAATCCATCCTGGAAAAAGTGATTGCGGAAGCTAATGAAGTTGATTCCAATGCATACACAGTAGAAAGCTATGCAGTACTGGAAGCAGCAGTAGCAGAAGCGAACGCAGTAATGGCGAACGAAAACGCAACTCAAGAAGAAGTAGACGCAGCAGTAACAAGTGTACAAGAAGCGATGAAAGGTCTAGTAGCAGTAGAAAAACCATCTACCGAAACACCAGACGACAACAAAGCGGATAGTACACAAACAGGGCAAGAATCTACCACAACAAAAGCAAACGCAGCCAAAACAGGCGACTTTGCGCCAATTGCTGGTATTATGGTTCTTGCATTAGCAGGAACTGCAGCCATCCTTAGCCGTAGAAAAAAATAA
- a CDS encoding DUF1653 domain-containing protein, whose translation MSHWIHQAVFYHIYPLGFCGAPKYNEEIEPVNRFEKLIEWIPHLKMLGINVVYLGPVFESSRHGYDTKDYYTIDKRLGTNESFQEICRQLHQNGIRIVLDGVFNHVGREFWAFKDVQEKRENSHYCSWFHNLNFGGGSPMGDPFWYEAWNGCFDLVKLNLRNPEVVEHLLNAVGKWIDDFGIDGLRLDAADCVDMDFFRTLKHFTTSKKSDFWLMGEIIHGDYNRWANPEMLDSTTNYECYKGLYSSHNDKNYFEIAHSLNRQFGNGGIYQNIYTYNFVDNHDVDRLASHLNDKKHLQNVYTILYTMPGAPSLYYGSEWGIEGKRTRDDDSPLRPCLELTEMQGKNPALVSHLFRLSQIRQYFPAIQYGKFENVQIKNEQLIFKRYTDGQVIYIVLNLADHEETMELYANCAMLMDLLRDGTAFKNDGGKFQLAIPANSAMVLLETQDIFQWHSPKESPVEKLELSDEQKWRLGRYRHFKGNDYLVIDFARHSETQEWYVVYQQLYGDGSTWIRPADMFYEIVERDGIQQPRFRYIGEE comes from the coding sequence ATGAGCCACTGGATTCACCAAGCAGTTTTTTATCATATTTATCCTTTAGGATTTTGTGGAGCGCCAAAATATAATGAGGAAATTGAACCAGTAAACCGTTTTGAAAAATTGATAGAATGGATTCCCCATTTAAAAATGTTAGGCATCAATGTTGTTTATCTAGGTCCAGTATTTGAATCCAGCAGACATGGATATGATACAAAAGACTATTATACGATAGATAAACGCCTGGGAACCAATGAATCATTTCAAGAAATTTGCCGACAACTCCATCAAAATGGTATTCGCATCGTATTAGATGGAGTGTTTAACCATGTAGGAAGAGAGTTCTGGGCGTTTAAAGATGTACAGGAGAAACGGGAAAACTCCCATTATTGCAGTTGGTTCCACAACCTTAATTTTGGCGGTGGCAGCCCAATGGGAGATCCATTTTGGTATGAAGCTTGGAACGGCTGTTTTGATCTGGTAAAACTGAACCTTCGCAATCCAGAGGTAGTAGAGCATTTACTCAATGCGGTTGGAAAATGGATCGATGATTTTGGCATTGATGGATTGCGATTGGATGCTGCTGATTGTGTAGATATGGATTTCTTCCGTACTCTAAAGCATTTTACTACCTCTAAAAAATCTGATTTCTGGCTGATGGGGGAAATTATCCATGGGGACTACAACCGTTGGGCAAACCCTGAAATGTTGGATTCTACTACGAATTATGAGTGTTATAAAGGGTTATATTCCTCCCATAATGATAAAAACTATTTTGAAATTGCCCATTCCTTAAACCGGCAATTTGGCAATGGAGGAATTTATCAAAACATTTATACCTATAATTTTGTGGATAACCATGATGTAGACCGCCTAGCTTCCCATTTAAATGATAAAAAACATCTACAAAATGTATATACAATTTTATATACCATGCCTGGGGCACCTTCCCTTTATTACGGAAGTGAATGGGGAATTGAAGGAAAAAGGACGAGAGATGACGATAGTCCACTGCGTCCTTGTTTGGAACTCACTGAAATGCAAGGGAAAAACCCAGCATTGGTTTCCCATCTATTCAGATTATCTCAAATCCGTCAATATTTTCCTGCCATTCAATACGGTAAATTTGAAAACGTGCAAATCAAAAATGAACAGCTGATTTTTAAACGTTATACAGACGGGCAAGTAATTTATATTGTGTTAAATCTGGCAGACCATGAAGAAACAATGGAGCTATATGCGAACTGCGCTATGCTGATGGACCTGTTGCGAGATGGTACAGCTTTTAAAAATGATGGTGGTAAATTCCAGCTTGCGATCCCAGCAAACTCCGCAATGGTTCTATTGGAGACTCAGGACATATTCCAATGGCATAGTCCGAAGGAATCACCAGTAGAAAAATTAGAACTATCTGACGAGCAAAAATGGCGGCTAGGGAGATACCGCCATTTTAAAGGGAACGACTATCTGGTCATTGATTTCGCGCGGCATTCCGAAACCCAGGAGTGGTATGTAGTCTATCAACAACTATACGGGGATGGCTCTACCTGGATACGTCCAGCGGATATGTTTTACGAAATTGTGGAACGGGATGGCATCCAACAGCCCCGGTTCCGTTATATTGGCGAAGAATAA
- a CDS encoding amidophosphoribosyltransferase, whose translation MGGVFGVVSKESCVMDLFFGIDYHSHLGTRRGGMAVYGPKGFDRAIHNIENSPFRTKFERDVDELEGTMGIGCISDSEPQPLLVQSHLGSFAITTVGKINNVDELVKEAYEKGRTHFLEMSGGNINATELVAALINQKDSIVEGLKYVQELIDGSMTVLVMTHEGIYAARDRLGRTSLIVGKKETGYCVSFESFAYINLGYQDYKELGPAEIVYITPEGVETVSKPGKEMKICSFLWVYYGYPTSTYEGVNVEDMRYRCGKMLAKRDSDEVHPDIVAGIPDSGIAHAIGYANESGTPFARPFIKYTPTWPRSFMPTKQSQRNLIARMKLIPVDVLIKNKKLLLIDDSIVRGTQMRETTELLYQSGAKEVHIRPACPPLLYGCKYLNFSRSKSELDLITRRIILEREGDQAEKMLEDYANPDSTNYKEMVKEIEKQLKFTSLKYHRLDDLIESIGIEPCKLCTYCWNGKE comes from the coding sequence ATGGGTGGAGTATTTGGCGTTGTATCAAAAGAAAGTTGTGTGATGGATTTATTTTTTGGAATAGACTATCATTCACATTTGGGAACCCGCAGAGGTGGAATGGCTGTTTATGGTCCAAAAGGATTTGACCGCGCAATCCATAATATCGAAAATTCCCCTTTCCGTACAAAGTTTGAACGAGATGTAGACGAGCTGGAAGGTACAATGGGGATCGGCTGTATCTCTGACAGCGAACCACAGCCACTGTTGGTGCAATCCCATTTAGGCAGCTTTGCGATTACTACGGTTGGAAAAATCAATAATGTAGATGAGCTGGTAAAAGAGGCATACGAAAAAGGTAGGACCCATTTCCTTGAAATGAGTGGCGGCAATATTAATGCTACCGAGTTAGTGGCGGCGTTAATCAACCAAAAAGATAGTATTGTGGAAGGCCTGAAATATGTACAGGAGTTAATTGACGGTTCTATGACAGTACTGGTAATGACCCATGAGGGGATTTATGCAGCCAGGGACCGCCTGGGAAGAACCTCTTTAATTGTTGGTAAAAAAGAGACTGGCTACTGTGTTTCATTTGAAAGCTTTGCTTATATTAACCTGGGGTATCAGGATTATAAAGAATTAGGTCCTGCCGAGATTGTGTATATCACACCAGAAGGGGTAGAAACAGTCAGCAAACCGGGCAAAGAAATGAAAATCTGTTCGTTCCTGTGGGTATACTACGGCTATCCAACTTCTACCTACGAAGGGGTAAATGTTGAGGATATGCGTTACCGCTGCGGTAAAATGTTGGCAAAACGTGATTCTGACGAAGTTCATCCGGATATTGTCGCTGGTATACCGGATTCCGGCATCGCCCACGCTATTGGCTACGCAAATGAATCCGGCACTCCATTTGCGCGCCCATTTATTAAATATACCCCAACTTGGCCCCGTTCCTTTATGCCAACCAAACAAAGCCAGAGGAACCTGATTGCCCGGATGAAACTGATTCCAGTGGATGTATTAATTAAAAATAAAAAGCTGCTGTTAATTGACGATTCCATTGTACGCGGGACACAGATGCGGGAAACAACAGAATTATTGTATCAAAGTGGTGCGAAAGAAGTGCATATTCGTCCAGCATGTCCACCATTGTTGTATGGTTGTAAATATTTAAATTTCTCCCGTTCCAAATCGGAATTGGATCTAATCACCCGCCGCATTATTTTAGAACGGGAAGGCGACCAAGCAGAAAAGATGCTGGAAGATTACGCAAACCCCGATAGCACAAATTACAAAGAAATGGTAAAAGAAATTGAAAAACAATTAAAATTCACCTCCTTAAAATACCACCGCTTGGATGATTTGATCGAATCCATTGGAATTGAACCATGCAAGTTGTGTACTTACTGTTGGAACGGAAAAGAATAA
- a CDS encoding accessory gene regulator ArgB-like protein encodes MEHISQKVVAYFLRNNVITEDEQDIYQYGIKLIISNVLGVVLILLAGVILNQFWFAVVHLVCMITVRIYSGGFHADTYIVCNSSSVITFLLVCGVTVWLPPKIWLWSAIIFCIVALIIAFYLSPVEHPNKPFTKKQGRKYRMISLTMMVLLSISAVILTIYCIQIGVCIAATLLAISILMIAGIIKNHFFKERRLK; translated from the coding sequence GTGGAACATATTTCTCAAAAAGTTGTTGCTTATTTTTTAAGAAACAATGTCATCACAGAGGATGAACAAGACATTTACCAATATGGTATAAAACTTATTATATCCAATGTTCTTGGAGTAGTACTTATATTGTTGGCAGGTGTCATCCTAAATCAATTTTGGTTTGCGGTGGTTCATCTAGTTTGTATGATAACGGTTCGCATTTACAGTGGTGGATTCCATGCGGATACTTATATTGTATGTAATTCCAGTTCTGTAATTACTTTCTTGTTGGTTTGTGGTGTAACAGTTTGGCTACCTCCTAAAATATGGTTATGGAGTGCAATTATATTTTGTATTGTAGCATTAATCATAGCTTTTTATCTTTCCCCGGTAGAACACCCAAATAAACCGTTTACTAAAAAACAAGGGCGAAAATATCGGATGATAAGTTTAACTATGATGGTATTGCTTTCCATTTCTGCGGTTATCCTTACCATATATTGCATTCAAATTGGCGTTTGTATCGCCGCTACTTTATTGGCGATTTCCATTTTAATGATTGCAGGGATAATAAAAAACCATTTTTTTAAGGAGCGACGGTTAAAATGA
- a CDS encoding AgrD family cyclic lactone autoinducer peptide, translating to MKNLKKSIAKKAAKLVLKTVRMSNGTPSLFAQHQPKEPVNLSARLANKK from the coding sequence ATGAAAAATTTAAAAAAATCAATTGCGAAAAAAGCTGCTAAATTGGTGTTGAAGACAGTTAGAATGTCCAATGGTACACCTTCTCTATTTGCTCAACACCAGCCAAAAGAACCAGTTAATTTATCAGCTCGATTGGCAAATAAAAAATAG
- a CDS encoding LytR/AlgR family response regulator transcription factor: MLIIVTCDDSWAFLKLIQEKLTHYFSKKHLNIDHRVFSDSNTAIRYCLKNTVDLVLLDVEMPGKNGMEMANILNQKKPHLPIAFVTSHEELVFEAIRCRPFGFIRKSCLDEDLEDLVKRFLQWIQKRNQKILLDAEGKQVSVSIPQILYVESAKNYIMVHTAKNIYKIRKTINQFEKEVGRYGLIRCHKGFLVNYAHIEEISKHELFLTGEVSVPLSRTYTSSVKDAFMQFSRR, from the coding sequence ATGTTAATAATTGTTACTTGCGATGACAGTTGGGCATTTTTAAAACTGATCCAGGAAAAATTAACACATTACTTTTCAAAAAAACATCTGAATATTGACCATCGTGTATTTTCAGATAGTAATACAGCCATCCGTTACTGTTTAAAAAACACCGTGGATTTGGTTCTACTAGATGTAGAAATGCCCGGAAAAAATGGAATGGAAATGGCAAACATCCTCAACCAGAAAAAGCCACATCTACCTATCGCATTTGTTACCAGCCATGAAGAACTTGTTTTTGAGGCGATCCGATGCCGTCCATTTGGATTTATTCGAAAATCCTGTTTGGATGAAGATTTAGAGGATCTGGTAAAACGTTTCCTTCAGTGGATCCAAAAGCGTAATCAAAAAATTTTATTGGATGCAGAAGGTAAGCAGGTATCTGTTAGCATTCCGCAAATTTTGTATGTGGAAAGTGCCAAAAATTATATTATGGTACATACAGCAAAAAACATCTATAAAATTCGAAAAACAATTAACCAGTTTGAAAAAGAAGTGGGGCGTTATGGGTTAATCCGTTGCCACAAAGGTTTTTTGGTCAACTATGCCCACATTGAGGAAATTTCCAAACATGAACTATTCTTAACTGGTGAAGTATCGGTTCCACTCAGCCGCACATATACCTCGTCCGTTAAGGATGCTTTCATGCAATTTTCAAGGAGATAA